The DNA segment ACTTCGATTTCCCTCCTCCTCTTCTACATTACCGGAAAACACTATCTCGGACGGACCTCGGCTCGTGATAATGGCTACCTTTGGTGCGGCGGCGAACGCGAACACGAACCCTAATAAATCCTATGAGGTAttattttttagggttttacgGCTGAGATTCGAAAGGGTTTTTAGTCACTTTTCTAGAAAGCCAAATTGGATTCTCAGAAAGTCTTTAATCTTTGCGAGAAGAATCAAATCTTTGTTAGTGTCTTGTTTTGTACTCAAAGGAATCGTTTGTTTGCTTCCTTGTGGATGCCTACGTTTAGCTTATCTATATTAAAGGTATGTCAAGTTCAAATTTTCACACAAAAGGTTTCCCTGCAGGTTACTCCATCACCCGCAGATTCTATCTCCAGCTTAAGTTTTAGTCCAAGAGCTGATATTCTTGTCGCCACTTCTTGGGACAATCAGGTTTTTACTCTTCATTCTCTCTCACCTTTCTCTTTTTCCCCTAATACGGTGGCTTCTTATTTAACTTGTTTGTCTCAGATTCGTCTCTCAGTTTGTAATGTTTGAGTTTGCTTCGTCTGTGTTATTACAGGTGAGATGTTGGGAAATATCTCGTAGTGGAACCTCTCTAGCTACTGCTCCTAAAGCATCTATATCTCATGATCAGCCGGTAATATGCTGTGCCTTTCTAACtttctttcttccttttttttttttgcttagaaTCTGATGATTTTCTTGTGATGAAGGTCTTATGTTCTGCTTGGAAAGACGATGGAACCACTGTCTTTAGTGGAGGATGTGATAAGCAAGCCAAAATGTGGCCCTTGTTGTCTGGTGGTCAACCTGTAACTGTTGCCATGCACGATGCTCCTATTGTGGACATGGCCTGGATCCCCGGAATGAATCTCCTCGTTACTGGAAGCTGGGATAAGACATTGAAGTAAGAATGGGCTGTTCATTATATGCTTGACTGATAAAACTAATCTATGTGCCTAAAGTTTAGTTAACAATGTGTATTGGTTTTCCTTCCAGATATTGGGATACAAGGCAGCAAACTCCTGTGCATACTCAACAGCTTCCAGATAAATGCTATTCATTGTCTGTGAAACATCCGCTCTTGGTTGTAGGAACTGCAGATAGGAATCTCATTGTCTTCAACTTGCAAAATCCTCAGGTACGATTTTTCCTTCTTATCTATTTTTATGACTTGTGCAAGAGCTCTGAGTGGTAAGAATGCTGAGTTACTATTTCTCTTGTGTAATgaacttttttattaaattgataaacTGCAGACCGAGTTCAAGAGAATCGTGTCACCACTAAAGTACCAGACGAGATGTGTTACTGCCTTCCCTGATCAGCAAGGCTTTTTGGTATGACTTCTTTATatatcttttcaattttttttgttttattcaatGGTACAGGAATCTAGGTTGTTTGCTGATGCTAACATTTCTTTGCTCTCACGCGCTTTTATTTCTACAAATCTTGTCCTTTTCAAGCTTGAGAAGTGTTTGTTGGTTATTCTAGTGACAAATAAAGTATAATACTGTTGGAAGTTGTTTTAGCAGTCACATCTTATCTTGATCCGATGCTCTCTGTATCTGTAGGTTGGATCAATTGAGGGGCGGGTTGGTGTCCATCATCTGGATGATTCTCAGCAGAACAAGAACTTCACATTCAAATGCCACAGAGATGGGAATGAGATCTATTCTGTCAACGCTCTGAACTTCCACCCGGTAAGCTCTCATTTTATGGGTATATGTAGTCTTAAGCAGCATCAAACTAGTAGATGGAACAGTTGGTGATTTGTTTGAGTTGTGTAATGTTAAGGTACATGGCACTTTTGCCACTGCTGGCTCAGATGGGGCTTTCAATTTCTGGGACAAGGATAGTAAGCAAAGACTCAAGGTATATTATCATGTTGCGTTCGTGCGTTTCATTAAATGGTTACCTTAATATCTAACAATTGTGTTCTCCCTCGAATGTCAGGCCATGTCGAGGTGCAGTCAGCCAATTCCTTGCAGTTCGTTTAATCACGATGGATCTATATACGCATATGCGGTAAGGCTACATCTTCTTATAATTTTTCTGTGGGTATTATACAAAGATGGAGTAAAAGGATGTTTGTTGTTATTGTAGTCGTGCTATGACTGGAACAAAGGTGCAGAGAATCACAACCCGGCAACGGCGAAAAGCAGCATTTTCTTGCACATGCCACAGGTGCGTAGTGACTCACTCATAGTAGTGTTGACTAGTCATGTGTCTGAAACGATATTGTTAGTAGTGTATATTTATTAATCGATGATGGCATTTGTGTTTGCAGGAAAGCGAGGTTAAGGCGAAGCCAAGAGTAGCAAGCGGCAGAAAATGAGATTTGCTGATTGATTTTTAGTGTGTTTCTTCTACTTCCCTTGAGTGGATGGTTCTTTTAGCTTTCGTTTTGGACCGTCTCTTTCTTTCCCCCTCAAGTAAATCAAAATCCTCCGGCTGTCTTAGATGTTTCCGGTT comes from the Brassica napus cultivar Da-Ae chromosome A7, Da-Ae, whole genome shotgun sequence genome and includes:
- the LOC106354833 gene encoding protein RAE1, whose product is MATFGAAANANTNPNKSYEVTPSPADSISSLSFSPRADILVATSWDNQVRCWEISRSGTSLATAPKASISHDQPVLCSAWKDDGTTVFSGGCDKQAKMWPLLSGGQPVTVAMHDAPIVDMAWIPGMNLLVTGSWDKTLKYWDTRQQTPVHTQQLPDKCYSLSVKHPLLVVGTADRNLIVFNLQNPQTEFKRIVSPLKYQTRCVTAFPDQQGFLVGSIEGRVGVHHLDDSQQNKNFTFKCHRDGNEIYSVNALNFHPVHGTFATAGSDGAFNFWDKDSKQRLKAMSRCSQPIPCSSFNHDGSIYAYASCYDWNKGAENHNPATAKSSIFLHMPQESEVKAKPRVASGRK